A genomic segment from uncultured Methanobrevibacter sp. encodes:
- a CDS encoding phage minor head protein, giving the protein MEARDRLVMMALKVRHSKRQIQNIKREYRRRLILEEQCSREIADFFRRLERKIHKVMEEHWESELGLFHLNKVSDIIQESRQEYYDILFKYCKVSYMKGREATERRFNRQIEAMSIKADVNITRLEDLFKPDPTIRYNLNNKVFQASAHTMDRVDSKIMKNITRSYNEGLGIDEAKDRLTVEYSGLKSWEAQRIARTEINSAQNDGAYDVYDELGVEYQQWWTAQDERVRETPQADHRKMHGKIVKVGTAFSNGLMYPGDRQGSISQWINCRCTTLPFLMPLGKMAPVGMTEFTEEDLIDIPNFEMPTIEDLMSSHNQNIHLNGNVNPLERGKNAIVTDIDHQGLIGEREFESLVYPDGTKIEFERIAIYNSNYRRNQYYHRLKSVTIDGKRYDFLGDDSYDHFMYQLEDIARKYGDAKVWRLSNYSSRFATTSGMGLNVDLRNGMAPRGGLAQRHPEFVKIIKEAKLKGDIASYRVQTSLYDDDGIDKLIITSKSHFSTSTGALKGKMKFNFIHGDSNDGKYWQIITVIPDGSDQNALFLGNFLRRARGGDWEYELNFAPDQRFQRLLVDEVNKIIIQTPIG; this is encoded by the coding sequence TTGGAGGCAAGAGACCGATTGGTGATGATGGCGCTGAAGGTGCGTCATTCAAAGAGGCAGATTCAGAATATCAAGAGAGAATACAGAAGGCGTTTGATACTAGAAGAGCAATGCAGTAGGGAGATTGCTGACTTCTTCAGAAGGCTTGAGAGGAAAATCCACAAGGTCATGGAGGAGCACTGGGAAAGCGAACTGGGACTTTTCCATCTGAACAAGGTTTCAGACATCATACAGGAGAGCCGGCAGGAATACTATGACATCCTGTTCAAGTACTGCAAAGTCTCATACATGAAAGGAAGGGAAGCCACCGAAAGGAGATTCAACAGGCAAATTGAAGCCATGAGCATAAAGGCGGACGTCAACATCACAAGGCTTGAGGACCTCTTCAAGCCAGACCCAACCATAAGGTACAATCTCAACAACAAGGTCTTTCAGGCTTCAGCCCACACCATGGACAGGGTCGACAGCAAGATAATGAAAAACATCACTCGAAGCTACAATGAAGGATTGGGAATCGACGAGGCAAAGGACAGGCTGACCGTCGAGTACAGCGGACTGAAATCATGGGAGGCACAGAGGATTGCAAGGACTGAAATCAACTCAGCACAGAATGATGGTGCCTATGATGTCTATGATGAATTGGGAGTCGAGTACCAGCAGTGGTGGACCGCTCAGGACGAGAGAGTCAGGGAGACTCCACAGGCAGACCACAGGAAGATGCACGGAAAGATTGTCAAGGTCGGGACTGCATTCAGCAACGGCTTGATGTATCCTGGAGACAGGCAGGGAAGCATATCGCAATGGATCAATTGCAGGTGCACCACACTTCCATTTTTAATGCCTCTCGGCAAGATGGCTCCTGTCGGAATGACCGAGTTCACTGAGGAGGATCTGATAGACATTCCAAACTTCGAGATGCCGACAATAGAGGATCTGATGAGCAGCCATAACCAAAACATACATCTAAACGGCAATGTAAATCCTCTTGAGAGAGGAAAGAATGCGATTGTGACCGACATAGACCATCAAGGTCTTATAGGAGAAAGGGAATTTGAGAGCCTAGTGTATCCTGACGGAACGAAAATCGAGTTTGAGAGGATTGCAATATACAACAGCAACTACCGCAGGAACCAGTACTATCACAGGCTGAAATCCGTAACCATTGACGGAAAGAGATATGACTTCCTTGGAGATGACTCATATGACCATTTCATGTATCAGCTCGAGGACATTGCCAGGAAATACGGTGATGCAAAGGTCTGGAGGCTGAGCAACTACAGCAGCAGGTTTGCCACAACCAGCGGAATGGGTCTGAACGTTGACCTGCGGAACGGCATGGCTCCTAGAGGAGGGCTGGCTCAAAGGCACCCTGAGTTCGTGAAGATCATCAAGGAGGCTAAGCTGAAAGGAGACATCGCTTCATATAGGGTTCAGACAAGCCTGTATGATGATGACGGAATCGACAAGCTCATCATCACTTCAAAGTCCCATTTCTCAACTTCCACAGGAGCCCTCAAGGGAAAGATGAAGTTCAACTTCATCCATGGAGACTCGAATGACGGCAAGTATTGGCAGATAATCACTGTCATTCCCGACGGTTCGGATCAGAATGCACTGTTCTTGGGAAACTTCCTCAGGAGAGCGAGAGGAGGAGACTGGGAGTATGAGCTCAACTTCGCTCCAGACCAAAGGTTCCAAAGACTTTTGGTGGATGAGGTCAACAAGATTATCATACAGACACCGATAGGTTAG
- a CDS encoding phage portal protein, with product MSRKSKADAFVVTTEDGSYDIVEADVLERYAIKSEADETGSKQLKTDGWEYDDTLLEPLYDPLQLCELLEINTYHENCVDVVARDSAGIGYDIVPVTGENEKELNKPKLTNFLENIEPNINELLYMMNYDRRATGYGALELIRKDKSKSEPVNLSHISSYTLRRTSDGKRVKQRVGTKTVWFVIYGKNYDKDGNLCDVHSETGEFHPYNSLSKEERANELLWTMEYTTKSKYYGLPKIVGAIPAIYSDISRSKYNTSFFKNYGMPSFAVLVSGDFVDYDQEEFLEDGTKNPEYDVTKTLKWKISQQLKQAIKNPHSAVTILVPSEGEEGNVEIELKPLSVETKEASFRLFRQDNRDEVIHAHRVPPYKVGINETGSLGGSNIEGATINYKNDVVLPIRFNDEFLINQVIRNDFKIRDWRFKITEHDTRDYTTDIAIMKELFLMASITPRQIIENIGERFGLTASDNPFLDEYYLNNVPLENVWNGGDVPMEAETVLDSLENDLMKDAGDFDEQLGGKRPIGDDGAEGASFKEADSEYQERIQKAFDTRRAMQ from the coding sequence TTGAGTAGAAAATCTAAAGCAGACGCTTTTGTTGTTACTACTGAAGACGGGTCCTATGACATTGTTGAGGCAGATGTCCTGGAAAGGTATGCCATCAAAAGCGAAGCTGACGAAACTGGAAGCAAGCAGCTTAAGACTGACGGATGGGAATATGATGACACCTTGCTTGAGCCATTGTACGACCCTTTGCAGCTGTGTGAGCTATTGGAAATCAACACTTATCATGAGAATTGTGTTGATGTTGTCGCTAGAGACAGCGCAGGAATAGGTTATGACATTGTTCCTGTAACAGGTGAGAATGAGAAGGAACTTAACAAGCCTAAATTAACCAATTTCTTGGAGAACATTGAGCCCAACATCAATGAACTGCTGTACATGATGAACTATGACAGGAGAGCGACAGGCTACGGAGCATTGGAACTGATCAGAAAGGACAAATCCAAATCAGAACCTGTGAACCTGTCCCACATATCTTCCTATACATTGAGAAGGACAAGCGACGGCAAGAGAGTGAAGCAGAGAGTAGGAACAAAGACTGTCTGGTTTGTGATCTATGGAAAGAACTATGATAAAGATGGAAACCTATGTGATGTCCATTCCGAGACAGGAGAGTTCCACCCATACAATTCCTTAAGCAAGGAGGAAAGGGCAAACGAGCTATTGTGGACCATGGAGTACACCACAAAGAGCAAGTACTACGGATTGCCTAAGATTGTGGGAGCGATACCTGCAATCTACAGCGACATAAGCCGTTCCAAATACAATACCAGCTTCTTCAAGAACTATGGAATGCCATCATTTGCAGTCTTGGTAAGTGGAGACTTCGTGGACTATGACCAGGAGGAGTTCTTGGAGGACGGAACCAAGAATCCTGAATATGACGTTACAAAGACTCTCAAGTGGAAGATTTCACAGCAACTGAAGCAAGCCATCAAGAACCCTCACAGTGCAGTTACCATTCTTGTCCCATCCGAGGGAGAGGAAGGTAATGTTGAGATTGAACTGAAGCCTCTAAGTGTCGAGACCAAGGAAGCGAGCTTCAGACTCTTCAGGCAGGATAACAGGGATGAAGTTATCCATGCGCATAGGGTTCCTCCATACAAAGTCGGAATAAACGAGACAGGTAGTTTGGGTGGAAGCAATATAGAGGGAGCCACCATAAACTACAAGAACGATGTGGTGCTACCAATCAGGTTCAACGATGAGTTTCTAATCAACCAGGTAATCAGGAATGACTTTAAGATAAGGGACTGGAGATTCAAGATAACGGAACATGACACAAGGGACTACACCACAGACATTGCCATAATGAAGGAGCTGTTCCTGATGGCTTCAATCACTCCAAGGCAAATCATTGAGAACATAGGCGAAAGGTTCGGTCTTACGGCTTCGGACAATCCGTTTCTGGACGAATACTATCTCAACAATGTTCCGTTGGAGAATGTATGGAATGGCGGTGATGTGCCGATGGAGGCAGAGACAGTTCTTGACAGCTTGGAGAATGACTTGATGAAGGACGCAGGTGATTTTGATGAACAGCTTGGAGGCAAGAGACCGATTGGTGATGATGGCGCTGAAGGTGCGTCATTCAAAGAGGCAGATTCAGAATATCAAGAGAGAATACAGAAGGCGTTTGATACTAGAAGAGCAATGCAGTAG
- a CDS encoding tetratricopeptide repeat protein, producing the protein MADWQDEKICRKCGYESEPNKYEFCPKCGTQLIKKTKNIEINMIYAEIMGLTDEYKKYGQLEKCEEILECYNKIIELYPTEESWNKKGIFLYGLIRYEEAIECFDKGIEICPTDETLWTNKFFCLSKLNRSEEAKECLDKIINIISYKAKKLYHNFEYEKALEYYDRAIEIDSYDDYIWLYKAKCLEELMKYGEAIECYDKVRELISDAYDVWGYHVYDLRNLKKYIESIECNKPIEIDLINRYYLNGASFKILKKYEEAIEFYDKVIEINPNYNSSISKKAECLIKLGRYEEALECYNKAIENNQYYEDHWVFKAECLIKLGRYEEAIELYNNLIISNQIGINPTIGYSWNRKVECYDKLIEINSSSEVLWVDKGNCYYSLERYSEAINCYNKAIEINPSSERAWHNKGHILERLRKYEEAIECHNKAIEINPSSEEHWYNKGVNCSFLGRYEEALECYEKTIELNSSYVNAWHNKGLCLDKLGRYGEAIECYKKEEELNTIKIGGRKFNFNSSYKS; encoded by the coding sequence ATGGCTGATTGGCAAGATGAAAAAATATGTCGTAAATGTGGATATGAATCAGAACCAAATAAATATGAGTTTTGCCCAAAATGTGGAACACAACTCATTAAAAAAACTAAAAATATTGAAATAAACATGATATATGCAGAAATAATGGGTTTAACTGATGAATATAAGAAATACGGACAATTAGAAAAATGTGAAGAAATATTAGAATGCTACAACAAAATAATAGAACTATACCCAACAGAAGAATCATGGAATAAAAAAGGTATTTTTTTATATGGCTTAATAAGATATGAAGAAGCAATAGAATGCTTTGATAAAGGTATAGAAATATGCCCAACAGACGAAACATTATGGACTAATAAATTTTTTTGTTTATCTAAATTAAACAGATCTGAAGAAGCAAAAGAATGCCTAGATAAAATAATAAATATAATTTCCTATAAAGCAAAAAAGTTATATCATAACTTCGAATATGAAAAAGCATTGGAATATTATGACAGAGCAATAGAAATAGACTCTTACGATGACTATATTTGGCTTTATAAAGCAAAATGTCTAGAAGAACTAATGAAATACGGAGAAGCAATTGAATGCTACGATAAAGTAAGAGAACTAATCAGTGATGCTTACGATGTGTGGGGTTATCATGTATATGACTTAAGAAACCTAAAGAAATACATAGAATCAATAGAATGCAACAAACCAATAGAAATAGACTTAATTAATAGATATTACTTGAATGGAGCAAGCTTTAAAATATTAAAAAAATATGAAGAAGCAATAGAATTTTATGACAAAGTAATAGAAATAAACCCAAATTATAACTCTTCCATAAGTAAAAAGGCAGAATGCTTAATAAAATTAGGAAGATATGAAGAAGCATTGGAATGCTACAACAAAGCAATAGAAAATAATCAGTACTATGAAGATCATTGGGTTTTTAAAGCAGAATGCTTAATAAAATTAGGAAGATATGAAGAAGCAATAGAATTGTATAACAATCTTATAATAAGTAACCAAATAGGGATAAATCCAACCATTGGATATAGTTGGAATAGAAAAGTCGAATGTTATGACAAACTAATTGAAATAAACTCTTCATCCGAAGTATTATGGGTGGATAAAGGTAATTGTTATTATAGTTTGGAAAGATATTCTGAAGCAATAAATTGTTACAACAAAGCAATAGAAATAAACCCTTCATCCGAAAGAGCATGGCATAACAAAGGACATATTTTAGAGAGATTAAGAAAATATGAAGAAGCTATAGAATGCCATAACAAAGCGATAGAAATAAACCCTTCATCCGAAGAACATTGGTACAACAAAGGCGTAAATTGTTCATTTTTAGGAAGATATGAAGAAGCATTAGAGTGCTATGAGAAAACAATAGAACTAAACTCATCATATGTGAATGCATGGCATAACAAAGGATTATGTTTAGATAAATTAGGAAGATATGGAGAAGCAATAGAATGCTACAAGAAGGAAGAAGAACTAAATACTATTAAAATTGGAGGGCGTAAATTTAACTTTAACTC